In Vibrio atlanticus, the following proteins share a genomic window:
- the hemH gene encoding ferrochelatase, which translates to MENNKKQGVLLVNLGTPDSATPAGVRRFLSEFLHDKRVVNLTRWLWCPILHGVILPIRAPKVAKLYQSVWMDEGSPLLVYSQRQAEKLQKKLQIPVALGMTYGNPSLKTGVEQLMEQGVEDIIVLPLYPQYSGTTTAAVSDGLTKAFKQMSVIPSYRFIRDYYAHPSYAKALAESVRSHWYKNGRADHLVCSFHGIPKRLADEGDIYPQHCEATTKLLAAELGLSADDITMTYQSRFGREEWLKPYTDETLESLPSKGIKKIDIMAPAFSVDCLETLEEISDQCKETFIDAGGSDFSYITCLNDRDSHIDMMAELVALYR; encoded by the coding sequence ATGGAAAATAATAAAAAGCAGGGCGTTTTACTGGTGAACTTAGGAACACCAGACTCAGCGACCCCAGCTGGCGTTCGTCGATTTTTGAGTGAATTCTTACACGACAAGCGAGTCGTAAACTTAACGCGTTGGTTGTGGTGTCCTATTTTACATGGGGTGATCTTACCGATTAGAGCGCCGAAAGTGGCTAAGCTGTATCAGTCTGTTTGGATGGATGAAGGCTCACCACTGCTTGTGTACTCTCAAAGACAAGCCGAAAAGCTCCAGAAAAAATTACAGATACCCGTAGCGCTGGGTATGACCTATGGTAACCCAAGCCTTAAAACGGGCGTTGAGCAATTAATGGAGCAGGGCGTTGAAGACATCATCGTATTGCCTTTATATCCTCAATACTCAGGGACAACCACAGCGGCCGTATCTGATGGCTTAACCAAGGCCTTTAAGCAGATGTCAGTGATTCCGAGCTATCGCTTTATTCGCGACTACTACGCGCACCCAAGCTACGCAAAAGCATTGGCTGAAAGCGTGCGTAGCCATTGGTATAAAAATGGTAGAGCCGATCATTTAGTTTGTTCTTTCCACGGTATTCCGAAGCGATTGGCTGATGAAGGCGACATCTACCCACAGCATTGTGAAGCGACAACAAAGCTGCTTGCTGCTGAGTTAGGCTTATCAGCGGACGATATCACCATGACATACCAATCTCGATTTGGTCGAGAAGAGTGGTTGAAGCCATACACTGACGAGACACTTGAATCATTGCCAAGCAAAGGCATCAAAAAAATCGATATTATGGCGCCTGCATTTTCTGTGGATTGTTTAGAAACGTTAGAAGAGATTTCGGATCAGTGTAAAGAGACCTTCATTGACGCTGGTGGTTCAGACTTCAGCTACATTACGTGTCTGAATGATAGAGACTCGCACATCGATATGATGGCGGAGTTAGTGGCGCTGTATCGTTAA
- the adk gene encoding adenylate kinase: MRIILLGAPGAGKGTQANFIMNKFGIPQISTGDMLRAAIKAGTELGKQAKSVIDAGQLVSDEIILGLIKERIAQDDCEKGFLLDGFPRTIPQADGLKEMGIAVDYVVEFDVADDVIVERMAGRRAHLPSGRTYHNVYNPPKEEGKDDITGEELVVRDDDKEETVRARLGVYHDQTAPLISYYGKEAEAGNTKYLKFDGTKQVAEVSAELEKALA; the protein is encoded by the coding sequence ATGCGCATCATTCTTCTAGGTGCTCCTGGCGCGGGTAAAGGTACTCAAGCTAACTTCATCATGAACAAATTTGGTATCCCTCAAATTTCAACTGGTGACATGCTACGTGCTGCTATCAAAGCGGGTACTGAGCTTGGTAAGCAAGCAAAATCAGTAATCGACGCTGGTCAGCTAGTTTCTGATGAAATTATCCTTGGTCTTATCAAAGAGCGTATCGCTCAAGATGACTGTGAGAAAGGTTTCCTACTAGACGGTTTCCCACGCACAATCCCTCAAGCTGATGGCCTAAAAGAAATGGGTATCGCAGTAGACTACGTTGTTGAATTCGACGTAGCTGACGATGTGATTGTTGAGCGTATGGCTGGTCGTCGTGCTCACCTACCTTCTGGCCGTACATACCACAATGTGTACAACCCACCTAAAGAAGAAGGTAAAGATGACATCACAGGCGAAGAGCTAGTGGTTCGTGATGACGACAAAGAAGAAACAGTTCGTGCACGTCTAGGTGTATACCACGATCAAACAGCTCCGCTTATCTCTTACTACGGTAAAGAAGCTGAAGCAGGTAACACTAAGTACCTTAAGTTCGACGGTACTAAGCAAGTTGCTGAAGTTAGTGCAGAACTTGAGAAAGCACTAGCATAA
- the htpG gene encoding molecular chaperone HtpG: MSETATQNKETRGFQSEVKQLLHLMIHSLYSNKEIFLRELISNASDAADKLRFQALSNGDLYQGDANLGVKLSFNAEANTLTISDNGIGMSRDNVIEHLGTIAKSGTADFFSKLSEDQSKDSQLIGQFGVGFYSAFIVADAVTVRTRAAGLANDQAVQWHSAGEGDYTIEDITKESRGTDIILHMREDGKEFLNEWRLREVIGKYSDHIGIPVSIFTAVKDDEGKDTEEKHWEQINKAQALWTRNKSDIEKEEYQEFYKHVSHDFADPLTWSHNKVEGKNDYTSLLYIPAKAPWDMMNRDHKSGLKLYVQRVFIMDDAEQFMPSYMRFVRGLIDSNDLPLNVSREILQDNKVTQSLRGACTKRVLTMLERMAKNDNDKYLEFWKEFGLVLKEGPAEDMANKEKIAGLLRFSSTEVDSVEQTISLASYVERMKEGQDKIYYLTADSYAAAKNSPHLEQFKAKGIEVVLMYDRIDEYVMNYLTDFDGKQFQSITKAGLDLSKFEGEEEKEKQKETEEEFKSVVERTQSYLGGRVKEVRTTFKLATTPAVVVTDDFEMGTQMAKLLEAAGQAAPEVKYIFEINPEHALVKQMADEADEQAFGRWVELLLGQAMLAEKGSMEDPSQFLGAINELLTKR; this comes from the coding sequence ATGAGCGAAACGGCAACGCAAAATAAAGAGACTCGTGGCTTTCAATCTGAAGTAAAACAACTACTTCATCTAATGATTCACTCACTGTATTCAAATAAAGAAATCTTTCTACGTGAGCTGATCTCTAACGCATCTGACGCGGCTGATAAGCTTCGTTTCCAAGCGCTATCAAATGGCGACCTTTACCAAGGCGATGCTAATTTAGGTGTGAAACTTTCGTTCAACGCTGAAGCAAATACTTTAACGATCTCTGATAACGGCATAGGTATGAGCCGCGACAACGTTATTGAGCATTTAGGTACTATTGCTAAGTCAGGCACCGCAGACTTTTTCTCAAAGCTGTCTGAAGACCAAAGCAAAGATTCTCAATTGATTGGTCAATTTGGTGTGGGTTTCTATTCTGCATTTATCGTTGCAGACGCAGTGACTGTTCGCACTCGAGCTGCTGGACTTGCTAATGACCAAGCTGTGCAATGGCACTCTGCGGGTGAAGGTGATTACACTATCGAAGACATCACGAAAGAATCTCGTGGTACAGACATCATTCTTCATATGCGTGAAGACGGCAAAGAGTTCTTAAATGAATGGCGTCTACGTGAAGTGATTGGTAAGTATTCTGATCACATCGGTATCCCTGTCTCTATCTTCACAGCGGTGAAAGATGACGAAGGTAAAGACACCGAAGAGAAGCATTGGGAGCAGATTAACAAGGCTCAAGCGCTTTGGACTCGTAACAAGTCTGATATCGAGAAAGAAGAGTACCAAGAGTTTTACAAGCACGTATCTCACGACTTTGCTGATCCACTAACGTGGAGCCATAACAAAGTTGAAGGTAAGAACGACTACACAAGCCTACTTTACATCCCAGCTAAAGCACCTTGGGATATGATGAATCGTGACCATAAGAGCGGCTTGAAACTATACGTGCAACGTGTGTTTATTATGGATGACGCAGAGCAGTTTATGCCATCTTACATGCGTTTCGTTCGTGGCTTGATTGATTCAAACGATTTACCACTGAACGTGTCTCGTGAAATCCTGCAAGATAATAAGGTAACTCAGTCTCTTCGTGGCGCATGTACCAAGCGCGTACTCACTATGCTTGAGCGCATGGCGAAGAATGACAACGACAAGTACTTGGAGTTTTGGAAAGAGTTCGGCCTAGTACTGAAAGAAGGCCCTGCTGAAGACATGGCGAACAAAGAAAAAATCGCTGGTCTACTTCGTTTCTCATCAACGGAAGTGGATTCTGTTGAGCAAACCATCAGCCTAGCATCTTACGTTGAACGCATGAAAGAAGGCCAAGACAAGATCTATTACCTAACAGCAGATAGTTACGCTGCCGCTAAGAACAGCCCACACTTGGAGCAGTTCAAAGCAAAAGGTATCGAAGTTGTTCTCATGTACGATCGTATCGATGAGTACGTAATGAATTACCTGACTGACTTCGACGGTAAACAGTTCCAATCGATCACTAAAGCAGGCTTAGACCTAAGCAAGTTTGAAGGTGAAGAAGAGAAAGAGAAGCAAAAAGAGACAGAAGAAGAGTTCAAATCTGTTGTTGAGCGCACTCAATCTTACCTAGGTGGTCGTGTTAAAGAAGTTCGTACTACTTTCAAGCTCGCAACAACACCTGCCGTTGTGGTGACTGATGACTTCGAAATGGGCACGCAAATGGCTAAGCTTCTTGAAGCTGCGGGTCAAGCGGCACCTGAAGTTAAGTACATCTTTGAGATTAACCCTGAGCACGCACTTGTGAAACAGATGGCTGATGAAGCGGACGAGCAAGCGTTTGGTCGTTGGGTTGAGCTACTACTTGGTCAAGCTATGCTGGCTGAAAAGGGATCAATGGAAGATCCGTCACAATTCTTAGGTGCAATCAACGAACTACTGACAAAACGTTAG
- a CDS encoding transcriptional regulator: MSNIGTKFILAQRFVFDPNSNSLVDQMSDGEVVRLGSNESRILLMLSERPNEVITRNELHEYVWRDQGFEVDDSSLTQAVSTLRKMLKDSTKSPAFVKTVPKRGYQFIATVERSAPLSSNDQPTTAEIAESDVEPILTFANTTLADEVITETIDPEPTAKAQENHVEVEPVTNQVKPKDESSNKWLTFGMLLVAFIMPILVLTLKNPAESEFRTLAEVNGVKVQTPINHPTLTSWLPAIEKCVLRYNTSHTGMLKPTEVIATGGQGNNLALNYIHPQDYSSENVTLRIYANQSDVHDICNGGQ, encoded by the coding sequence ATGAGTAATATCGGCACAAAGTTTATTCTCGCACAGCGGTTCGTATTCGACCCAAATAGCAACTCACTTGTTGATCAGATGAGCGACGGTGAAGTCGTACGCCTTGGCAGCAATGAAAGCCGCATTCTCCTAATGCTGTCAGAAAGACCCAATGAAGTTATCACTCGTAACGAATTACACGAATATGTTTGGCGAGACCAAGGCTTTGAGGTGGACGACTCCAGCTTAACGCAAGCGGTATCAACACTCAGAAAAATGCTAAAAGACTCAACCAAATCTCCAGCATTTGTAAAAACCGTTCCTAAACGTGGTTATCAATTTATCGCGACTGTTGAGCGCTCAGCACCACTGTCATCAAACGATCAGCCAACAACAGCTGAAATTGCAGAAAGTGACGTAGAGCCTATTTTAACATTTGCTAATACCACATTAGCTGATGAGGTCATCACTGAAACTATTGATCCAGAGCCAACTGCAAAGGCTCAAGAAAATCATGTCGAAGTCGAGCCAGTAACCAATCAGGTTAAACCTAAAGATGAAAGTTCGAATAAATGGTTAACGTTTGGAATGTTACTTGTCGCTTTCATTATGCCAATACTCGTTTTAACGTTAAAGAACCCAGCAGAGTCAGAGTTTCGAACATTAGCAGAGGTTAATGGTGTCAAAGTTCAAACCCCAATCAACCATCCAACTCTGACTAGTTGGCTGCCAGCGATAGAGAAATGTGTATTGCGTTACAACACCAGCCACACTGGCATGCTAAAGCCAACTGAGGTGATTGCAACAGGCGGACAAGGTAACAATCTAGCTCTAAACTATATTCACCCTCAAGATTACTCGAGCGAGAATGTAACTCTAAGAATTTACGCAAACCAGTCGGATGTACACGACATTTGTAACGGTGGTCAGTAA
- a CDS encoding regulatory protein ToxS, producing MKLKLSIILLVISAFLSGWLYWGSDAKIERLLTQHEWQSKMVTLISDIKQEDSIGPLRKVELSSNAKYLPNGTYLRMAVVKLYGTQTAPANVINISETGQWDINDNYLLISPTEFKDVTSAERQDFSEEQLELITQVIKMDAEQSRRIDIINQKALLLTSLNHGSTVLFSN from the coding sequence ATGAAATTAAAATTATCCATTATTTTACTGGTTATCTCTGCTTTCTTGAGCGGCTGGTTATACTGGGGTAGCGATGCAAAGATAGAACGCTTGCTTACGCAACACGAATGGCAATCGAAAATGGTGACTCTGATTAGCGATATCAAGCAAGAGGATTCAATCGGGCCACTGCGTAAGGTTGAGCTATCATCGAATGCGAAGTATTTGCCAAACGGTACGTATCTGAGAATGGCTGTAGTTAAACTGTATGGCACTCAGACTGCACCCGCAAACGTCATCAATATCTCCGAAACAGGTCAGTGGGATATTAACGATAACTATTTACTGATTTCGCCAACGGAGTTTAAAGATGTGACTTCTGCTGAGCGCCAAGATTTTTCGGAAGAGCAACTCGAGCTGATCACTCAAGTGATTAAAATGGATGCAGAACAAAGCCGACGCATTGATATTATTAATCAGAAAGCACTGCTGCTCACTAGCCTAAATCATGGTTCTACGGTGTTATTCTCAAACTAA
- a CDS encoding SelT/SelW/SelH family protein, whose product MNTEPSSVSASITKATIAIHYCRQCNWMLRSSWLCQELLHTFSEEIEQVSLHPDTGGRFEVFCNGIQIWERKADDGFPEAKVLKQRVRNIIAPDRDLGHVDSK is encoded by the coding sequence ATGAATACAGAACCAAGCTCGGTAAGTGCATCAATCACCAAGGCAACCATCGCAATACACTATTGTCGTCAATGCAATTGGATGCTTCGTTCTAGTTGGTTATGCCAAGAGTTACTGCATACTTTCAGTGAAGAGATAGAGCAAGTGAGTTTACACCCTGATACCGGAGGTCGATTTGAGGTTTTTTGTAATGGAATACAGATTTGGGAAAGAAAAGCGGACGACGGTTTTCCTGAGGCTAAAGTTCTGAAGCAAAGAGTGCGAAACATCATTGCTCCAGACAGGGACCTCGGCCACGTAGACTCAAAGTAA
- the yfcE gene encoding phosphodiesterase yields MKLFFASDLHGSLPATEKVLELYQASGAQYLVLLGDILNHGPRNPIPEGYNPPAVAEKLNAFSQEIIAVRGNCDSEVDQMLLSFPMMMDYSWVLLESGQRIFLTHGHLYNTNKRPALKAGDIIAHGHTHIPVAEYQDDIFIFNPSSVTFPRDGHAASYGVYENNTFKVISLEGDVIVSGEL; encoded by the coding sequence GTGAAATTATTTTTTGCTTCAGACCTACACGGTTCGCTGCCAGCAACAGAAAAGGTATTAGAACTCTACCAAGCGTCTGGTGCGCAATATTTAGTGCTATTGGGTGACATTCTGAATCATGGTCCAAGAAACCCGATCCCTGAAGGATACAACCCGCCGGCGGTTGCAGAGAAGTTGAATGCGTTTTCTCAAGAGATCATTGCTGTTCGTGGTAACTGCGATAGCGAAGTGGATCAGATGTTGTTGTCTTTTCCAATGATGATGGATTACTCGTGGGTACTATTAGAATCAGGCCAACGTATTTTTCTAACTCATGGTCATTTGTACAACACTAATAAACGCCCCGCGCTGAAGGCGGGTGATATTATTGCCCATGGTCATACCCATATTCCTGTTGCTGAATACCAAGATGACATCTTTATCTTTAATCCTAGCTCGGTGACATTCCCACGAGATGGCCACGCAGCTAGCTACGGTGTATATGAAAATAACACGTTCAAAGTTATTAGCCTTGAGGGTGACGTAATTGTGAGTGGCGAGCTTTAA
- a CDS encoding CBS domain-containing protein — translation MSGSEKIRVSDVMANTYVIIDGLTTVLEAIEMAKKHKVKAIIVDKRHEDDEYGIVLMNDIAKKVLAKNRSPKRTNVYEIMTKPALSVSADMNVKYCARLFERFGISRAPVVSDHKIVGMVSYNNIVINGMARDDV, via the coding sequence ATGAGTGGCAGTGAAAAAATCCGAGTAAGCGATGTAATGGCTAATACATATGTGATTATCGATGGGCTAACCACTGTGTTGGAAGCGATAGAGATGGCTAAGAAGCACAAAGTGAAAGCTATCATTGTCGATAAGCGCCACGAAGATGACGAATACGGCATCGTATTGATGAATGATATTGCCAAGAAAGTACTGGCTAAGAACCGATCTCCAAAGCGAACCAATGTTTATGAGATCATGACCAAGCCAGCGCTAAGCGTGTCTGCCGATATGAATGTGAAGTATTGTGCTCGCCTGTTTGAACGCTTTGGTATCAGTCGTGCCCCTGTGGTCAGTGACCATAAAATAGTTGGTATGGTTAGTTACAATAATATCGTGATCAACGGTATGGCGAGAGATGACGTGTAG
- a CDS encoding P-II family nitrogen regulator → MRFKLILAFVEESKTDIVLDAARDAGATGATVINNARGQGLNQKRTFFGLTLEVQKDVLLFVVEEHLARHILETIGEVGEFDQESGQGIAVQIDVEDAVGVAHQVETLTKVVEDEL, encoded by the coding sequence ATGCGCTTTAAACTTATCTTAGCGTTTGTAGAAGAGAGCAAGACCGATATCGTGCTCGACGCCGCGCGTGATGCGGGTGCAACAGGGGCAACCGTGATTAACAATGCCAGAGGGCAGGGGCTAAACCAAAAGCGCACCTTCTTTGGTTTAACGTTAGAGGTACAAAAAGATGTGCTGCTGTTTGTGGTTGAAGAACATTTGGCTAGGCATATTCTAGAAACCATTGGTGAAGTAGGGGAGTTCGACCAAGAGTCAGGACAAGGAATCGCTGTCCAGATCGATGTTGAAGATGCTGTAGGCGTTGCGCACCAAGTTGAGACGTTAACCAAGGTTGTGGAGGACGAGTTATGA
- a CDS encoding DUF1538 domain-containing protein yields the protein MISAQQFIDTFLGTVMDVIPIAMIIFGFQLAVLRKPVNNLGKVLIGFFYVILGLSLFLMGLELALFPLGETMAMQLTEPNLLTEFKVSSGLTLAWFDYYWVYLFAFCIGFSTTIAEPSLIAVAIKANQVSGGSISVNGLRISVALGVAIGISLGSYRIVAGDPIHYYIIAGYVIVVIQTFYAPKLIIPLAYDSGGVTTSTVTVPLVTALGLGLASTVPGRNPVIDGFGLIAFASLFPIISVMGYAQITQWLNRSQSSKESKDAL from the coding sequence ATGATCAGTGCTCAGCAATTTATCGACACCTTTCTTGGCACTGTCATGGATGTGATTCCGATTGCGATGATCATCTTCGGTTTTCAATTAGCGGTGCTGCGCAAGCCAGTTAATAACTTAGGCAAAGTGCTGATAGGTTTCTTTTACGTCATTCTTGGGTTGTCGCTCTTTTTGATGGGGTTAGAGCTCGCGCTGTTTCCTTTAGGGGAGACGATGGCAATGCAACTCACCGAACCAAATTTATTGACTGAGTTCAAGGTCAGTTCAGGCCTTACCTTGGCTTGGTTTGACTATTACTGGGTTTACCTTTTCGCGTTTTGTATTGGTTTCAGTACCACGATAGCCGAGCCCTCTTTGATCGCCGTTGCTATTAAGGCAAACCAAGTTTCCGGTGGCAGTATCAGTGTTAACGGGCTGAGGATCTCCGTGGCGTTAGGTGTAGCGATTGGCATATCGCTAGGTAGTTATCGCATCGTGGCTGGCGACCCTATTCATTACTACATCATTGCTGGCTATGTCATTGTGGTTATTCAGACCTTTTATGCTCCCAAATTGATTATTCCATTGGCTTACGATTCTGGTGGGGTTACGACATCAACGGTGACGGTACCTTTAGTGACGGCACTTGGGTTGGGACTCGCGTCAACGGTGCCAGGAAGAAATCCGGTAATTGATGGCTTTGGGTTGATTGCTTTCGCGAGCTTATTTCCAATTATATCCGTGATGGGGTATGCCCAAATAACGCAATGGTTAAACCGATCACAATCCTCTAAGGAGAGCAAAGATGCGCTTTAA
- a CDS encoding DUF1538 domain-containing protein, whose translation MTAVLALFRAMLGSLRDLLPIVAVIAFFQLAVLQEPLPHLLSILTGLVLVVFGLTFFIFGLEMGLFPIGESMAQAFARKGSVFWLLTFAFCLGFGTTIAEPALTAVAAEAAEVAAEGGVIPNSLDEMEQYADGLRFTVALSVGIAILLGVLRILKGWPIQYMIIGGYIGVVVLTAFAPENIIGIAYDSGGVTTSTITVPLVTALGVGLASAIKGRNPMIDGFGLIAFASLLPMMFVMVYGMVVT comes from the coding sequence ATGACGGCAGTGCTTGCTTTGTTTCGAGCCATGTTAGGTAGTTTAAGGGATCTCTTGCCGATCGTGGCGGTGATTGCTTTCTTCCAGCTTGCTGTTTTGCAAGAACCACTTCCTCATCTGTTGTCTATTCTAACTGGCTTAGTGCTGGTGGTTTTTGGACTGACTTTTTTTATCTTTGGCCTTGAAATGGGTCTGTTCCCAATCGGCGAGTCGATGGCTCAAGCTTTTGCTCGTAAGGGGAGCGTGTTTTGGTTATTGACCTTCGCTTTCTGTTTAGGGTTTGGTACCACCATTGCGGAACCCGCATTAACCGCAGTGGCCGCCGAAGCAGCAGAAGTGGCCGCTGAAGGTGGTGTTATTCCCAACTCTCTAGACGAAATGGAACAGTACGCCGATGGTTTGCGCTTCACGGTGGCACTGTCGGTCGGCATCGCAATTTTACTTGGTGTGCTGCGAATCTTAAAAGGTTGGCCAATCCAGTACATGATCATCGGTGGTTATATTGGTGTGGTGGTGCTCACCGCTTTCGCCCCTGAAAACATCATTGGGATCGCGTATGATTCTGGCGGAGTGACGACATCGACCATTACCGTTCCGTTAGTGACCGCATTGGGCGTGGGTTTAGCCTCTGCGATTAAAGGGCGAAACCCGATGATTGATGGCTTTGGATTGATCGCCTTTGCTTCACTGCTGCCGATGATGTTTGTCATGGTCTACGGGATGGTGGTGACATGA
- a CDS encoding TIGR01777 family oxidoreductase yields the protein MKILLTGGTGFIGSELVKSWNTDDVTLLTRSPEKAKQNLNHLNQNNLHYIQSLDELSDLNDFDVVVNLAGEPIADKRWSAEQKERICNSRWHITEKLVELIHASSNPPQAFISGSAVGYYGDQQQHPFDESLRVEDESFPHKVCAYWEDIAKRAQSDETRVILLRTGIVLGENGGALKKMLMPYKLGVGGPLGSGEQYMPWIHMLDMVRAINHLLSIPHAQGEFNMCAPHPVTNKLFSSTLAKQLRRPHFLFTPKWAMSLLMGESSCLLFDSIRSKPKKLTEMGFIFSYSRIEPALKNLLQHQD from the coding sequence ATGAAGATATTGTTAACTGGTGGTACGGGATTTATTGGTTCTGAATTGGTCAAAAGTTGGAATACTGACGATGTGACATTGTTGACACGGAGCCCCGAAAAAGCGAAGCAAAACCTAAATCACCTGAACCAGAATAACCTTCATTACATTCAATCTCTTGATGAACTCAGCGATCTCAATGACTTCGATGTCGTGGTCAATCTTGCTGGCGAACCGATCGCTGACAAGCGTTGGAGTGCGGAGCAAAAAGAGAGGATCTGTAACAGTCGTTGGCACATTACTGAAAAACTGGTCGAGTTAATTCATGCCAGTAGCAACCCACCGCAGGCTTTCATTAGCGGCTCAGCCGTGGGTTACTATGGCGATCAACAGCAACACCCATTTGATGAATCACTACGAGTAGAAGACGAAAGTTTTCCTCACAAAGTCTGCGCGTACTGGGAAGATATAGCCAAGAGAGCCCAATCCGATGAGACGCGTGTGATACTACTAAGAACAGGGATTGTGTTAGGCGAAAATGGCGGCGCGTTGAAGAAGATGCTAATGCCCTACAAACTCGGAGTAGGCGGACCACTTGGTTCAGGCGAACAGTACATGCCTTGGATTCACATGCTTGATATGGTGAGAGCCATCAACCACTTATTGTCAATTCCTCACGCTCAAGGGGAATTTAATATGTGTGCCCCGCACCCTGTCACCAACAAACTGTTCAGCAGCACACTCGCCAAGCAACTACGCCGACCTCATTTCCTATTCACTCCGAAATGGGCAATGTCGCTTCTGATGGGGGAATCTTCTTGTTTGCTCTTTGACAGCATTCGTTCCAAACCAAAGAAACTCACTGAAATGGGATTTATCTTTAGTTACTCAAGAATCGAACCAGCATTAAAAAACTTGTTACAACATCAAGACTAA
- a CDS encoding SDR family oxidoreductase, which translates to MNKSILITGCSTGIGYTCAHALQKRGFYVIASCRHPQDVQRLQDEGLTCIQLDLSNQESIEQAAQLAIELAPNGLYGLFNNGAYGQAGALEDLPTQGLREQFETNFFGWHHLVCQILPHMRERGEGRIVQNSSVLGFAAMKYRGAYNASKFALEGWTDTLRLELHGSGIHISLLQPGPIETQFRNNALKAFNKWITIAGSAHQEAYQQQKDRLEKESSNNAFVLPPESCVEPVYHALTAEKPKLRYRVTTPTKVFAVLKRILPSRLLDPILRKAA; encoded by the coding sequence GTGAACAAGTCGATTCTGATCACCGGTTGCTCAACGGGTATTGGCTACACATGTGCGCATGCACTACAAAAGCGTGGCTTTTACGTCATTGCATCGTGTCGTCATCCGCAAGATGTACAGCGTCTGCAAGATGAGGGACTGACCTGCATACAGCTCGACCTTTCTAACCAAGAAAGCATTGAACAAGCTGCACAACTTGCTATTGAGCTAGCGCCTAACGGATTATATGGTTTATTCAATAACGGCGCTTATGGTCAAGCTGGCGCGCTAGAAGACTTACCGACCCAAGGTCTCAGAGAGCAATTCGAAACCAACTTCTTTGGCTGGCATCATCTTGTTTGTCAGATCCTCCCGCACATGCGCGAACGCGGTGAAGGTCGAATCGTACAAAACAGTTCCGTATTAGGCTTTGCGGCCATGAAATATCGTGGCGCTTACAACGCTTCAAAGTTCGCGCTAGAAGGCTGGACAGATACGTTACGTTTAGAACTGCATGGTAGTGGCATTCATATCTCGTTATTGCAGCCAGGTCCAATAGAGACCCAATTTAGAAATAATGCCCTGAAAGCTTTCAATAAATGGATCACCATTGCTGGCAGCGCTCATCAAGAAGCTTATCAACAACAAAAAGACCGACTCGAAAAAGAGTCATCGAACAACGCTTTTGTTCTTCCGCCTGAAAGTTGTGTTGAGCCAGTTTATCACGCACTCACCGCAGAGAAACCAAAGCTAAGATACCGAGTGACGACCCCAACTAAAGTGTTCGCGGTATTGAAAAGAATTCTACCGAGTCGCTTGCTAGACCCTATTTTGAGAAAAGCAGCATAA